A window of the Bos indicus x Bos taurus breed Angus x Brahman F1 hybrid chromosome X, Bos_hybrid_MaternalHap_v2.0, whole genome shotgun sequence genome harbors these coding sequences:
- the NR0B1 gene encoding nuclear receptor subfamily 0 group B member 1, whose product MAGEDHQWQGSILYNMLMSAKQVQATPEPPKARVGAACWGCSCGSEPPVGREGLTGAPATVLLYRCCFCGEDHPRQGSILYNLLMNAKQAQETPEAPEEGLRGACWGCSCGSEPPAGREGLTGVRTTVLLYRCCFCGEDHPRQGSILYSLLTSAKQTHVEPEAPEARPGGAWWDSSYSARRLGGREELQGGQAGALPCRCCFCGEDHPRLGSLPCHVPPGVKPTDLGREAPPGTPWWDPARGVRRRVTLKSPQVVCEAASAGLLKTLRFVKYLPCFQVLPLDQQLVLLRSCWAPLLLLELAQDRLNFETVETSEPSLLQSILATRRRETAGNEPPPQPPLLPHSVLPLEAEYLPSAAEVQTIKGFLAKCRSLDITTKEYAYLKGTVLFNPDLPGLQCVKYIQGLQWGTQQILSEHVRMTHGVYRARFAELNSALFLLRFISANTLAELFFRPIIGTVSMDDMMLEMLCAKL is encoded by the exons ATGGCGGGCGAGGACCACCAGTGGCAGGGCAGCATCCTGTACAACATGCTCATGAGCGCCAAGCAAGTGCAAGCGACCCCGGAGCCGCCCAAGGCACGGGTGGGGGCCGCGTGCTGGGGCTGCTCCTGTGGCTCTGAGCCCCCGGTGGGCAGAGAGGGACTGACCGGTGCGCCGGCCACGGTGCTCCTGTACCGCTGCTGCTTTTGCGGGGAAGACCACCCGCGGCAGGGCAGCATCCTCTACAACCTGCTCATGAACGCCAAACAAGCGCAGGAGACTCCGGAGGCGCCCGAGGAAGGATTACGGGGCGCGTGCTGGGGCTGTTCCTGTGGCTCTGAGCCCCCGGCGGGCAGAGAGGGGCTGACCGGTGTGCGGACCACGGTGCTCCTGTACCGCTGCTGCTTCTGCGGGGAAGACCACCCGCGGCAGGGCAGCATTCTGTACAGCTTGCTCACCAGCGCCAAGCAGACGCACGTGGAGCCGGAAGCTCCCGAGGCGCGACCGGGGGGCGCGTGGTGGGACAGCTCTTACAGCGCGCGGAGGCTAGGGGGCCGAGAGGAACTGCAGGGCGGGCAGGCTGGTGCGCTCCCGTGCCGCTGCTGCTTTTGCGGCGAAGACCACCCGCGGCTGGGCAGCCTCCCCTGCCACGTGCCCCCGGGCGTCAAGCCGACGGACTTGGGTCGAGAGGCACCGCCGGGGACCCCCTGGTGGGACCCCGCGCGCGGCGTGCGGCGGCGGGTGACCCTCAAGAGCCCACAGGTGGTCTGCGAGGCCGCCTCGGCGGGCCTGTTGAAGACGCTGCGTTTCGTCAAGTACTTGCCCTGCTTCCAGGTGCTCCCCCTGGACCAGCAGCTAGTGCTGCTGCGCAGCTGCTGGGCGCCGCTGCTCCTGCTGGAGCTGGCCCAGGACCGCTTGAACTTTGAGACGGTGGAGACCTCTGAGCCCAGCTTGCTGCAGAGCATCCTCGCCACCAGGCGGCGGGAGACCGCGGGCAACGAGCCACCGCCCCAACCCCCACTGCTGCCGCACTCGGTCCTGCCGCTGGAGGCCGAGTATTTGCCGTCGGCCGCCGAGGTCCAAACCATCAAGGGCTTCCTTGCCAAGTGCCGGAGCCTGGATATAACTACCAAGGAGTACGCCTACCTCAAGGGGACCGTACTCTTCAACCCGG ACCTGCCAGGCCTGCAGTGCGTGAAGTACATCCAGGGACTTCAGTGGGGAACTCAACAGATACTGAGTGAACACGTCAGGATGACACATGGGGTGTACCGGGCCAGGTTTGCCGAACTGAACAGTGCCCTCTTCCTTCTGAGATTCATCAGTGCCAACACCCTGGCTGAACTGTTCTTCAGGCCCATCATTGGCACCGTCAGTATGGATGATATGATGCTGGAGATGCTCTGTGCAAAGTTGTGA